A window from Longibacter salinarum encodes these proteins:
- a CDS encoding homoserine kinase, whose translation MHPVYSADGSPHPPAPSVDGDVATAYAPSSVGNVAVGYDVLGCIADVAGDRVTVRRLDEPVVRLGSVSGLVTDLPSDPEENTATAGLLKMITDLNLDYGFEVCLEKGIPLGSGMGGSAASAVGAAVAANAVLDDPMPLDSVFRYALVGEAVASGAVHPDNVAPSLYGGVVLTRSVDPPDVISVPVPEELRCVLVHPDRSIATRDARARLPNALKYADIVRQTAHIGAFIAGCYKGDIDLIGRSLRDFIVEPYRAALIPGFADLQRGAMDAGALGCSLAGAGPSCFAWTRAEDAAEVQTAMQSVFSRQDIPADAWITRLDAPGARIV comes from the coding sequence ATGCACCCTGTGTATTCGGCCGACGGCTCGCCTCACCCACCGGCTCCCTCCGTGGACGGAGACGTTGCGACCGCCTACGCCCCGTCCTCCGTGGGCAACGTGGCGGTCGGATATGACGTGCTCGGATGCATCGCCGATGTCGCCGGCGACCGTGTGACCGTCCGTCGGCTCGATGAACCCGTTGTACGACTTGGGTCCGTTAGTGGACTCGTCACGGATCTTCCATCGGATCCAGAGGAGAATACCGCGACGGCAGGATTGCTGAAAATGATCACCGACCTGAATCTGGACTACGGATTCGAGGTGTGTCTGGAAAAAGGGATCCCGCTCGGTTCAGGGATGGGCGGGTCCGCGGCATCCGCCGTTGGCGCGGCGGTGGCTGCGAATGCCGTCCTTGACGATCCCATGCCTCTCGACAGCGTATTTCGGTATGCTCTCGTGGGGGAAGCCGTCGCGAGTGGCGCCGTCCATCCAGACAACGTCGCACCGTCTCTCTACGGTGGCGTTGTGTTGACGCGATCCGTCGACCCGCCGGACGTGATCTCTGTGCCTGTCCCCGAAGAACTTCGGTGCGTTCTCGTACATCCGGACCGAAGCATTGCCACAAGGGATGCGCGGGCCCGACTGCCGAATGCACTCAAGTATGCAGACATCGTTCGACAAACCGCCCACATCGGTGCGTTTATCGCCGGCTGCTACAAGGGCGATATCGACCTCATCGGACGCTCGCTACGGGACTTTATCGTCGAGCCGTACCGTGCCGCCCTGATTCCCGGATTCGCTGATCTTCAACGGGGCGCGATGGACGCGGGGGCTCTTGGCTGTTCGCTCGCCGGGGCCGGTCCGTCCTGTTTCGCCTGGACGCGGGCGGAGGACGCAGCGGAGGTCCAAACGGCGATGCAATCGGTCTTCTCCAGGCAAGACATTCCGGCGGATGCCTGGATCACACGTCTCGATGCACCGGGTGCACGGATCGTGTGA
- the thrA gene encoding bifunctional aspartate kinase/homoserine dehydrogenase I, with protein sequence MTHSDASTTPSDWTVYKFGGSSLADPACIRRVVNIISDQQSAETGPLAVVVSAMKGVTDKLLTLAERAPGADAMEEDLVGLRTDQREVVTELLPVDQAAPLLRTLDQDINDLTDVLRATHLMRTAPDTVQDLVAGYGEIWSARTLAQCLQAEGYNARFVDARDVVTVTHGQLGPVVDWERTRERLTALRESFDERDGGSPDVLVITGFIASTPDGVPTTLGRNGSDFSAAIFAALLEAMELHIWSDVNGVMSADPRYVPDAQQLDTLSYEEAMELAYFGARIIHPRTLQPVLEHEIPVTIRNTFASDHPGTRIHLDGEPTDGGLNDAVKGFSTIDNVALLNLEGTGMIGVPGIARRLFSALEDADISVIVISQGSSEHSICFAVPEDQADRARQATEEAFYSERHQGQVKDVDVTRNCSVLAVVGDGMSGTPGVASTFFGALGKAGVNVRAIAQGASERNISAVVDGADAQRALRAAHAGFYLSARTLSVGIIGVGNVGAALLDQLAAQVERLRTERRIDVRVRGIANTSGMLLDEHSIDLQNWREALTETQEVPDLDAFVDHVRTDYHPHTAIVDCTASGTVAGTYAEWLGRGIHVVTPNKRANTASWDQYRRLQQLTRGVTPSYLYETTVGAGLPILQTLHNLVQTGDRVHRVEGILSGTLSYLFNAFDETRTFSAILKQAKDAGFTEPDPRDDLSGMDVARKVVILAREMGLPLDLSDVAVDGLVPDELKDGDVDSFLDRLPEHDDRMTDILRTAQAQGEVLRFVGSVDRDGEALVQLQRYPKEHAFARISHTDNIVRFQTDRYQQNPLIVQGPGAGPEVTAAGVFADLLRLIA encoded by the coding sequence ATGACCCATTCTGACGCATCAACGACACCGTCCGACTGGACGGTGTATAAATTCGGCGGATCGAGCCTTGCAGATCCCGCCTGTATCCGCCGGGTCGTGAACATCATATCAGACCAACAGTCAGCGGAGACAGGGCCCCTTGCCGTCGTCGTATCGGCGATGAAGGGCGTAACCGACAAGCTGCTGACGCTCGCCGAACGGGCGCCTGGTGCGGATGCGATGGAAGAAGATCTGGTCGGACTCCGGACGGATCAGCGAGAAGTGGTTACCGAACTTCTCCCCGTTGACCAGGCCGCCCCGCTCCTGCGCACGCTGGACCAGGACATCAACGACCTGACGGATGTCCTCCGCGCGACGCATCTGATGCGCACGGCGCCCGACACGGTTCAGGATCTGGTTGCAGGATATGGAGAGATCTGGTCTGCTCGTACGCTGGCCCAGTGTCTCCAGGCAGAAGGGTACAACGCCCGGTTCGTCGACGCACGGGATGTCGTTACGGTGACGCACGGCCAGTTGGGTCCGGTCGTTGACTGGGAGCGAACGCGTGAGCGACTGACGGCACTCAGGGAGTCGTTTGACGAACGTGACGGAGGTTCGCCGGACGTGTTGGTTATCACTGGCTTCATCGCGTCAACGCCGGACGGTGTGCCGACCACGCTCGGACGAAACGGAAGCGACTTTTCCGCAGCCATCTTTGCGGCGCTCCTTGAAGCGATGGAGTTGCACATCTGGAGCGACGTGAACGGTGTGATGAGCGCGGACCCACGGTACGTGCCGGATGCCCAGCAGCTCGACACGCTATCGTACGAGGAGGCGATGGAGCTGGCGTATTTTGGTGCGCGGATCATCCATCCGCGCACGCTTCAGCCCGTGCTTGAGCACGAAATTCCGGTCACGATTCGCAACACATTTGCCTCCGATCATCCGGGAACGCGCATTCATCTCGATGGTGAGCCGACCGATGGCGGTCTGAATGACGCCGTCAAGGGCTTCTCGACCATAGATAACGTGGCCCTGCTCAATCTCGAAGGAACGGGAATGATCGGCGTGCCCGGGATTGCCCGTCGCCTGTTTTCGGCGCTGGAGGATGCGGACATCTCCGTGATTGTCATCTCGCAGGGCAGCTCTGAGCACTCCATCTGCTTCGCGGTACCGGAAGACCAGGCAGACCGGGCGCGTCAGGCAACCGAAGAGGCGTTCTACTCGGAGCGTCATCAGGGACAGGTCAAAGACGTAGACGTCACGCGCAACTGTAGCGTGCTCGCGGTCGTCGGCGACGGAATGTCCGGCACGCCCGGTGTCGCGTCTACGTTCTTCGGGGCTCTCGGCAAAGCCGGCGTCAACGTGCGCGCCATCGCTCAGGGCGCGTCCGAGCGCAACATTTCGGCTGTGGTCGACGGGGCGGATGCGCAGCGAGCCCTTCGCGCGGCCCACGCGGGCTTCTACCTGTCGGCACGGACGCTGTCCGTCGGCATCATCGGCGTCGGCAACGTCGGGGCGGCCCTCCTGGACCAACTGGCGGCGCAAGTTGAACGCCTGCGAACGGAGCGGCGCATCGACGTCCGGGTCCGTGGCATCGCCAATACCTCCGGCATGTTGCTCGACGAGCACAGCATCGACCTGCAGAACTGGCGCGAGGCGTTGACGGAGACCCAAGAAGTACCGGACCTGGATGCCTTCGTCGATCACGTGCGCACGGACTACCATCCTCACACGGCCATCGTGGATTGCACGGCGAGCGGGACCGTGGCCGGAACGTACGCAGAGTGGCTGGGACGGGGGATTCACGTCGTCACGCCAAACAAGCGTGCCAACACGGCCTCATGGGATCAGTACCGACGGCTGCAGCAGCTAACTCGAGGCGTCACGCCGAGCTATCTGTATGAGACGACGGTCGGAGCGGGGCTTCCGATTCTTCAGACGCTCCACAACCTCGTCCAGACCGGCGATCGCGTTCACCGGGTTGAAGGCATTCTTTCGGGAACGTTGTCGTACCTGTTCAACGCTTTCGACGAGACGCGAACCTTCTCGGCGATTCTGAAACAGGCCAAAGATGCCGGCTTTACCGAGCCCGATCCTCGCGACGACCTTTCCGGAATGGACGTCGCGCGAAAGGTCGTTATTCTGGCGAGAGAAATGGGATTACCGCTGGACCTGAGCGACGTGGCAGTAGATGGGCTCGTGCCGGACGAGCTGAAGGACGGAGACGTCGACTCGTTTCTCGATCGGTTGCCGGAGCACGACGATCGAATGACCGATATTCTCCGCACGGCGCAGGCGCAAGGCGAGGTGTTGCGCTTCGTCGGAAGCGTGGATCGAGATGGAGAAGCGCTGGTCCAGTTGCAGCGCTACCCGAAGGAGCATGCGTTCGCTCGAATCAGTCACACCGACAACATCGTCCGGTTTCAGACGGATCGGTATCAGCAAAATCCGCTGATCGTCCAGGGGCCGGGTGCCGGTCCCGAAGTCACGGCCGCCGGTGTGTTCGCCGACCTGCTGCGTCTGATTGCGTGA